One Chromatiales bacterium DNA window includes the following coding sequences:
- a CDS encoding GNAT family N-acetyltransferase, with protein MGNRPLEVRVRRLEPRDDRSGFRSGNINLDRFFQQYAGQNQFRHHIGTSYVAVHGDQLAGFVTVSSGELVSEKLGRNLRRRLPAYPLPILRLARLAVDQHYQGHGIGRLLLRAMLELALDMRDRVACVGIVVDAKPDAIAFYASLGFFPIDPISGALGDRPEPVAMFLPIEQVAAAVKEARGREEGA; from the coding sequence GTGGGTAATAGGCCGCTCGAAGTTCGCGTCCGGCGGCTGGAACCCCGGGACGACCGGAGCGGATTTCGCAGCGGGAATATCAATCTCGATCGCTTCTTCCAGCAGTACGCGGGCCAGAACCAGTTTCGACACCATATCGGAACAAGCTATGTCGCCGTCCATGGCGACCAGCTTGCAGGTTTTGTCACCGTCTCCAGCGGAGAGCTGGTTTCCGAAAAGCTGGGCAGGAACCTGCGTCGTCGCCTCCCCGCTTATCCACTGCCCATCCTGCGATTGGCCCGCCTGGCAGTAGACCAGCACTACCAGGGACATGGCATCGGCCGACTGTTGTTGCGCGCCATGCTCGAACTTGCTCTGGACATGCGAGACCGCGTTGCTTGCGTTGGAATAGTCGTGGATGCCAAACCGGATGCGATCGCTTTCTATGCGTCGCTGGGATTTTTTCCGATCGACCCGATCAGTGGCGCTCTCGGCGATCGGCCCGAGCCGGTCGCCATGTTCCTGCCCATTGAGCAGGTCGCTGCTGCGGTCAAAGAGGCCAGGGGGCGGGAGGAAGGGGCGTAG
- a CDS encoding CopG family transcriptional regulator: MKARKFDRDFDAGKSVTAALNLAEARRPGQAQKRVNVDFPTWMVERLDQEAGRLGVTRQSIIKVWLAERLEHSASK, from the coding sequence ATGAAAGCCAGGAAATTTGATCGTGACTTTGACGCTGGCAAAAGCGTCACAGCGGCGTTGAACCTCGCCGAAGCCCGGCGTCCCGGCCAGGCGCAGAAGCGAGTCAATGTCGATTTTCCGACGTGGATGGTCGAGCGACTGGATCAGGAGGCTGGCCGCCTGGGTGTTACCCGACAATCAATCATCAAGGTATGGCTTGCGGAACGTCTGGAGCATTCGGCTTCCAAGTAG
- a CDS encoding nucleotide pyrophosphohydrolase translates to MDKRDQSVPADALQALRDQLRQFALERDWDQFHSPKNLVSALAVEAAELLEPFQWLTGEQSSRLTSEQLAAVREEMADVLLYLIRLADKLDVDLVTAASEKLVRNAEKYPVARARGSSRKYTDL, encoded by the coding sequence ATGGACAAACGTGATCAGAGCGTGCCCGCGGACGCCCTCCAGGCGCTCAGGGACCAACTCAGGCAGTTCGCGCTTGAGCGCGACTGGGACCAGTTTCACTCGCCGAAGAATCTTGTTTCGGCGCTTGCCGTCGAGGCTGCGGAGTTGCTTGAGCCGTTCCAGTGGCTGACCGGGGAGCAAAGCAGCCGGCTGACATCCGAACAGCTGGCAGCCGTCCGCGAAGAGATGGCTGATGTTCTGCTTTACCTCATCCGCCTCGCTGACAAGCTGGATGTAGACCTGGTAACCGCTGCCTCGGAAAAACTCGTGCGAAATGCCGAAAAATATCCAGTCGCCAGGGCCAGAGGTTCCAGCAGGAAATACACCGACCTTTAG
- a CDS encoding HIT family protein, translating to MSEDPATHQQQCPFCTPDTSRVFLSTELVLGLWDGFPVSPSHALLIPRRHVADWFQATTDEQAALTTAISRVRMLIEERAVLEGRPKPDGYNVGFNAGAAAGQTVFHLHVHVIPRYAGDVADPRGGIRGVIPAKATY from the coding sequence ATGAGCGAAGATCCGGCCACTCATCAACAGCAATGCCCGTTCTGTACCCCGGACACTTCACGCGTCTTCCTTTCAACCGAGCTCGTACTCGGTCTCTGGGACGGTTTTCCCGTCTCGCCCAGCCACGCGCTTTTGATTCCCCGGCGGCACGTGGCCGACTGGTTCCAGGCCACCACAGATGAGCAGGCGGCTCTGACCACCGCCATTAGCCGGGTGCGAATGTTGATCGAGGAGCGGGCTGTGCTGGAGGGCCGGCCGAAGCCCGACGGCTACAACGTCGGCTTCAATGCTGGCGCCGCTGCGGGTCAGACGGTTTTTCATCTTCACGTTCACGTGATACCACGCTATGCAGGTGATGTTGCTGACCCTCGGGGCGGGATTCGTGGCGTCATACCAGCCAAGGCAACCTACTAA
- a CDS encoding HNH endonuclease, whose product MSAETDIRFLRQLQRLLDEGLFTSTYKYALLQALADLSVEQQPATDGSLRLAVPDIAEKFIEYYWRQAVPFGTDGQDGAGLNPLLQNTGRQASIIRYLIDARSNAPGGTVASLRLDVRAWAGLRDRVARVIREMPLWKLQTVVEQPSEFLYRQAEFRDDRIRLLPGVASAFRNFHGLITHLVRGAWVARVQRIPGNRDLLGETASLESFLFGSDRATLAPWRDILREHQGGRCFYCDSRVRGAGELDHFVAWSRYPVDLGHNFVFSDSKCNLAKRDYLAHQDHLQRWRDENLHRGDMLAAAFDAARLPHDMERSRRITEWAYRQGELAGAHVWIKGNEVSAIQSTWRSALGVEAVRLAAEENADYDPL is encoded by the coding sequence GTGTCTGCAGAAACAGATATTCGCTTTCTCCGTCAGCTTCAGCGCCTGCTGGACGAAGGCCTGTTCACCTCTACTTACAAGTACGCGCTGCTGCAGGCGTTGGCGGATTTGTCAGTAGAGCAGCAGCCTGCCACCGACGGCAGTCTGCGGTTGGCGGTGCCGGATATTGCGGAGAAGTTCATTGAATATTACTGGCGGCAGGCGGTGCCGTTTGGAACCGATGGGCAGGATGGGGCGGGGCTGAATCCACTCCTGCAGAATACCGGCAGGCAGGCATCGATCATTCGTTACCTCATCGATGCGCGGAGCAATGCACCTGGCGGAACTGTCGCATCGCTGCGCCTTGATGTCCGCGCATGGGCGGGACTTCGGGACAGGGTTGCACGCGTGATCCGGGAAATGCCGCTCTGGAAGCTCCAGACAGTGGTCGAGCAGCCATCTGAATTTCTTTATCGCCAGGCTGAATTCCGCGATGACCGGATCCGCCTCTTGCCCGGTGTGGCCTCGGCCTTCCGCAACTTTCACGGCTTGATTACCCACCTGGTGCGAGGTGCATGGGTAGCTCGAGTTCAGCGCATTCCCGGTAATCGAGATCTTCTGGGTGAAACGGCAAGTCTCGAGAGTTTTCTTTTCGGCTCTGACCGCGCGACGCTCGCTCCGTGGCGGGACATTCTGAGGGAGCATCAGGGCGGGCGCTGCTTCTATTGCGATTCCCGTGTTCGTGGAGCCGGGGAGCTTGATCACTTCGTTGCCTGGTCGCGCTACCCGGTAGACCTCGGCCACAACTTCGTATTCAGCGATTCAAAGTGCAATCTCGCCAAGCGGGATTACCTGGCCCATCAGGATCATCTGCAGCGATGGCGCGACGAAAATCTGCACCGAGGCGACATGCTGGCCGCGGCCTTCGATGCCGCTCGGCTACCCCACGACATGGAGCGCTCACGTCGGATAACCGAATGGGCATACCGGCAGGGTGAGCTGGCCGGGGCACATGTGTGGATCAAGGGTAATGAGGTTTCAGCTATTCAGTCGACATGGCGGTCTGCGCTCGGGGTAGAAGCAGTGAGGCTCGCGGCGGAGGAAAACGCAGACTACGATCCGCTGTAG
- a CDS encoding YHYH domain-containing protein, which yields MNRPTKITRLCALPVLLLAAGVLHAHGGGVDGYGCHNDRKSGGYHCHSGPLAGQKFSSQAEMLAKLDALDKKASLEERLQELKDLHDKQLISDEEYAQQRERVLGGL from the coding sequence GTGAACCGCCCGACAAAGATCACCAGGCTATGCGCCCTGCCCGTCCTTCTGCTGGCAGCTGGTGTGCTGCACGCTCACGGTGGCGGCGTTGATGGCTACGGCTGCCACAACGACCGGAAATCGGGCGGGTATCACTGCCACAGCGGACCTCTGGCCGGTCAGAAGTTCAGCTCCCAGGCGGAGATGCTGGCGAAGCTGGATGCGCTCGACAAGAAGGCGTCACTCGAAGAACGGCTGCAGGAACTGAAGGACCTGCACGACAAGCAACTGATCAGCGACGAGGAGTACGCGCAGCAACGGGAGCGGGTGCTGGGTGGGCTGTAG
- a CDS encoding MerR family transcriptional regulator codes for MNSSNPGKNLSLDQLCTLAELPRRTVRYYIQIGLVDRPIGETRAAYYTDQHLQQLLTIRKWTDAGLSLERIRELLEGADPAVPPPLPRKAGSVEVMSHLIVTDGVELVIEPGRAGLEPEEVRKLFKKVLAAYGDIIKEQGK; via the coding sequence ATGAACAGCAGCAATCCCGGCAAAAACCTCTCCCTGGACCAGCTCTGCACCCTTGCCGAGCTGCCGCGCAGGACGGTGCGCTACTACATCCAGATCGGCCTGGTTGACCGCCCGATCGGCGAGACCCGGGCGGCCTACTACACGGATCAGCACCTGCAGCAGCTGTTGACCATCCGCAAGTGGACGGACGCGGGGCTCTCGCTGGAACGGATCCGCGAGTTGCTGGAGGGCGCGGATCCGGCGGTGCCACCGCCCCTGCCCCGCAAGGCGGGCTCGGTGGAGGTGATGAGTCACCTGATCGTGACCGATGGCGTGGAGCTGGTCATCGAGCCCGGACGGGCCGGGCTGGAACCCGAGGAGGTGCGGAAGCTGTTCAAGAAAGTGCTGGCGGCATATGGCGACATCATCAAGGAGCAGGGCAAATGA
- a CDS encoding addiction module protein: protein MNIQRLSSSERIILAQELWESVHDAANEVSVTKEQAAILEQRLAALAADGNPGDSWEEVKRRITKA from the coding sequence ATGAATATACAAAGACTTAGTTCCAGTGAGCGAATCATCCTGGCTCAGGAACTGTGGGAAAGCGTCCATGACGCAGCCAACGAGGTTTCCGTGACGAAGGAGCAGGCTGCGATCCTGGAGCAGCGCTTGGCTGCTTTAGCCGCGGATGGCAATCCCGGCGACTCGTGGGAAGAGGTTAAGCGTCGCATTACCAAGGCCTAA
- a CDS encoding type II toxin-antitoxin system RelE/ParE family toxin: MDYEQFVRPEAEFDLAEAYGYYQECRWGLGEDFILCVEEALERVNKNPLHYQEVHLQVRRALVHRFPYGIFYVVMENRIIVIAVLHEARNPERWQSRI; this comes from the coding sequence GTGGATTACGAACAATTCGTTCGCCCGGAGGCGGAGTTTGATCTCGCTGAAGCCTACGGTTATTACCAGGAATGTCGTTGGGGCCTTGGTGAAGACTTCATCCTTTGCGTTGAAGAAGCGCTGGAACGCGTCAACAAAAATCCACTTCACTATCAGGAAGTGCACCTGCAAGTGCGTCGCGCACTTGTGCATCGGTTTCCATATGGCATTTTCTACGTTGTGATGGAGAACCGAATCATTGTTATTGCCGTGCTGCATGAGGCCCGCAATCCCGAGCGCTGGCAGTCGCGGATCTAA
- a CDS encoding fused MFS/spermidine synthase, with the protein MAQQHIKPVLCRTANTVSMHFSAHQTQSCMDIRRPDALHLEYTHTMMGFLFFLPEPESVAMVGLGGGSLAKFCYRHLPKARISVIEINPHVLALRDQFQVPADSPRFRVVLGDAAEFVRTSPRNFDVLLVDGYDHEGLPTALSSQRFYDDCSEMLGPDGMLVTNLHCGQDRWQQQLVRIRRSFDGGVVVVDVDDGSNSIVFASKTHLATRSQSKPVRQPPSLDDDAWTQLRATFARVSAAAHDAL; encoded by the coding sequence ATGGCACAGCAGCACATCAAGCCCGTCCTCTGCAGGACCGCCAATACCGTGTCCATGCATTTCTCCGCGCACCAGACCCAGAGCTGCATGGACATTCGGCGGCCCGACGCGCTCCATCTGGAGTACACCCACACGATGATGGGCTTCCTGTTTTTTCTGCCGGAGCCGGAGAGTGTGGCCATGGTGGGGCTGGGCGGGGGCTCGCTGGCCAAGTTCTGCTACCGCCACCTGCCGAAAGCCCGCATCAGCGTCATCGAGATCAATCCGCACGTGCTGGCTTTGCGCGATCAATTCCAGGTTCCGGCCGACAGCCCGCGGTTCCGCGTGGTGCTGGGGGATGCTGCGGAGTTTGTCAGGACTTCGCCGCGGAACTTCGATGTTCTCCTGGTTGATGGCTATGATCACGAGGGCCTGCCGACGGCCTTGAGTTCACAGCGCTTCTACGACGACTGTTCCGAGATGCTCGGGCCGGACGGGATGCTGGTGACCAACCTGCATTGCGGCCAGGATCGCTGGCAGCAGCAGCTCGTGCGGATCCGTCGCAGCTTCGATGGCGGCGTCGTTGTCGTCGACGTTGATGACGGCAGCAACAGCATCGTGTTCGCCAGCAAGACCCACCTGGCCACACGGTCGCAGAGCAAACCCGTTCGCCAGCCGCCGAGTCTGGACGACGACGCATGGACGCAATTGCGCGCGACATTTGCGCGAGTTTCGGCCGCTGCTCACGACGCACTTTGA
- a CDS encoding NAD(P)H-dependent oxidoreductase, which yields MRVLAIIGTPTKEEGFTTRTVEVLEQSLRSKAEIRYEYLYLEDRNLSRCQGHLTCVKFGEQQCPFHDEIAPIKAAIEAADVVILASPVHCFNVSTLMKNLIDLFVYQMHRPQFFGKKAVVVTAAAGAGQNAVLKYLHKTARIWGFDVVAQFGTHAGLFTHESYQPKLAAAAARVADKIIAEVKRGRTGAPGLADLINFRVWRSVVARTREASPYDWNHWQKSGWLEQDYYFPVKVNALSNGIAALLERVIGWAIRNGSVKPIT from the coding sequence ATGAGAGTCTTGGCGATAATCGGGACACCTACCAAAGAAGAAGGCTTCACGACCCGCACCGTCGAGGTGCTGGAGCAGAGCCTCAGAAGCAAAGCCGAAATCCGGTACGAGTACCTGTATCTTGAAGACCGGAATCTGTCGCGTTGTCAGGGGCACCTGACTTGTGTGAAGTTCGGCGAACAACAGTGCCCTTTTCATGATGAGATTGCGCCGATCAAGGCGGCAATCGAGGCGGCAGACGTGGTCATCCTTGCCTCGCCGGTACACTGCTTCAACGTCTCTACCTTGATGAAGAATCTGATCGATCTGTTTGTCTATCAGATGCACAGGCCGCAGTTCTTCGGCAAGAAAGCGGTGGTTGTTACCGCGGCCGCCGGGGCCGGACAGAATGCGGTTCTGAAGTATCTGCACAAGACGGCGCGGATCTGGGGGTTTGACGTGGTCGCGCAATTCGGCACGCACGCGGGCCTGTTCACGCATGAAAGCTACCAGCCGAAACTTGCCGCTGCGGCGGCCAGGGTCGCCGACAAGATCATCGCCGAGGTGAAGCGGGGCAGGACAGGAGCGCCGGGATTGGCTGACCTGATCAATTTCCGCGTCTGGCGATCCGTTGTTGCCCGAACAAGGGAAGCCTCGCCTTACGACTGGAACCATTGGCAGAAATCGGGCTGGCTGGAGCAGGACTACTATTTCCCGGTGAAGGTCAACGCGCTGTCGAACGGCATTGCCGCGCTGCTCGAGCGCGTGATTGGCTGGGCAATCAGGAATGGCAGCGTCAAGCCAATCACATGA